From Candidatus Krumholzibacteriia bacterium, one genomic window encodes:
- a CDS encoding 6-carboxytetrahydropterin synthase has product MRTVRLTRRYRFEAAHRLVVSGYTPEQNWEIYGKCSREGGHGHNYEIDVTVAGVPDPVTGLVIERERMDRIVEERVVDRCDHRDLNDVIPDVVTTGENLAVVYHQWLEDAFTGPARLVRVRVHETARNVFDAVSLPPSR; this is encoded by the coding sequence GTGAGGACCGTGCGTCTCACGCGCCGCTACCGCTTCGAGGCAGCCCATCGCCTGGTGGTGTCCGGCTACACGCCGGAACAGAACTGGGAGATCTACGGGAAGTGCTCGCGCGAGGGTGGGCACGGTCACAACTACGAGATCGACGTGACCGTCGCGGGTGTGCCGGACCCCGTCACGGGACTGGTGATCGAGCGCGAGCGGATGGATCGGATCGTCGAGGAGCGCGTGGTCGACCGCTGTGATCATCGCGATCTGAACGACGTGATCCCCGACGTCGTGACCACGGGCGAGAACCTCGCCGTCGTCTACCACCAATGGCTCGAGGACGCCTTCACCGGACCGGCGCGTCTGGTACGCGTCCGTGTCCACGAAACCGCGCGCAACGTGTTCGACGCGGTCTCGCTCCCTCCGTCCCGTTGA
- a CDS encoding 6-carboxytetrahydropterin synthase, producing MSDTVRITRTVRFSAAHRYHSDRLSDEENRRVFGKCNRPHGHGHDYRVDVGVVGPVDPVTGMVMNLADLDAVLKEHVVEPLDHGFLNYDVEHFASVVPTCENIALYVVDLITEPLEHFGIRLAGVRVWEGNDLYAEVDLEESGS from the coding sequence ATGTCCGACACCGTGCGCATCACGCGTACCGTCCGCTTCAGTGCCGCGCATCGCTACCACAGCGACCGCCTGAGCGACGAGGAGAACCGTCGTGTGTTCGGCAAGTGCAACCGTCCCCACGGTCACGGCCACGACTACCGGGTCGACGTCGGCGTGGTGGGGCCGGTCGATCCCGTCACCGGCATGGTCATGAACCTGGCCGATCTCGACGCCGTCCTGAAGGAGCACGTGGTCGAACCCCTCGATCACGGTTTCCTGAACTACGACGTCGAGCACTTCGCCTCGGTGGTCCCCACCTGCGAGAACATCGCCCTGTACGTGGTCGACCTGATCACCGAGCCCCTGGAGCACTTCGGGATCCGCCTCGCCGGCGTGCGGGTGTGGGAGGGGAACGACCTCTACGCCGAGGTCGACCTCGAGGAGAGCGGGTCGTGA
- a CDS encoding phosphoribosylglycinamide formyltransferase, with protein sequence MNPNAQPLAVAVLLSGAGRTLENLLQQIDAGHVLARVVAVASNRGRVRGLEIAEAAGIPTAVFRRSAYPDSAARDRAMWSFVHEHGAELVVLAGYLALLDLESSRGVPVINIHPALLPRHGGDGYYGDRVHESVLASGDTETGCTVHRVDPIFDHGPILAQQRVPVRADDTVRSLADRVFEAECELYPRTIDRIARGKLTLEGA encoded by the coding sequence ATGAACCCGAACGCGCAGCCCTTGGCAGTCGCCGTCCTGCTCAGCGGTGCGGGCCGCACCCTCGAGAACCTGCTGCAACAGATCGACGCGGGACACGTGCTCGCGCGGGTCGTCGCGGTGGCGAGCAACCGGGGCCGGGTGCGGGGTCTGGAGATCGCCGAGGCGGCCGGTATTCCCACAGCGGTGTTCCGCAGGAGTGCGTACCCCGACTCCGCGGCCCGGGACCGCGCCATGTGGAGCTTCGTGCACGAGCACGGGGCGGAACTCGTGGTGCTGGCCGGCTACCTCGCCCTTCTCGACCTCGAATCGTCACGCGGGGTGCCGGTGATCAACATCCATCCCGCGCTCCTGCCACGCCACGGAGGAGACGGTTACTACGGAGACCGTGTCCACGAGTCCGTGCTGGCTTCGGGCGACACCGAGACCGGATGCACCGTCCATCGGGTGGATCCGATCTTCGACCACGGTCCGATCCTCGCGCAGCAGAGGGTGCCGGTGCGCGCCGACGACACCGTGCGCAGTCTGGCCGATCGCGTGTTCGAGGCGGAGTGTGAGCTCTACCCGCGGACGATCGATCGCATCGCGCGCGGGAAGCTGACGCTCGAGGGAGCCTGA